The following coding sequences are from one Diospyros lotus cultivar Yz01 chromosome 7, ASM1463336v1, whole genome shotgun sequence window:
- the LOC127806643 gene encoding uncharacterized protein LOC127806643, producing the protein MSSLHLLFLLLVLSLCISRRLLPKLNLFAISMKWVWDFLFPKRRTTDTLLPENGGGELSIKRYEAGEAAECAVCLCKIDAGEEIRELRCAHLFHRDCLDRWVGYRHRTCPLCRGCLAPGRRATELGEEVLFFKFCDFGSSSGRSSWWLR; encoded by the coding sequence ATGAGCAGTCTCcaccttctcttccttctcctgGTGCTCTCTCTCTGCATTTCTCGTCGTCTTCTCCCCAAGCTCAATCTCTTCGCTATTTCCATGAAGTGGGTCTGGGATTTCCTTTTTCCGAAACGCCGGACAACCGACACTTTATTGCCGGAGAACGGAGGCGGAGAGCTCAGCATCAAGCGCTACGAGGCCGGAGAAGCCGCGGAATGCGCGGTTTGCCTCTGCAAGATCGACGCCGGAGAAGAGATCAGAGAGCTGAGGTGCGCCCATCTCTTCCACAGGGACTGCTTGGACAGATGGGTCGGCTACAGGCACCGGACATGTCCGCTCTGCCGCGGCTGTCTGGCGCCGGGGAGGCGCGCCACCGAGCTCGGAGAGGAAGTCTTGTTTTTCAAGTTCTGCGACTTCGGTTCAAGTTCCGGTCGGAGTTCATGGTGGCTCCGGTGA